One segment of Rhodopirellula baltica SH 1 DNA contains the following:
- a CDS encoding DUF3500 domain-containing protein: MKNMNRPPHLPRWVAVAAALVFCSTVLSSVHAQRPGGRRGAPTVDEPFVGITTSDGKQKGLFTIESTGVSTEPVRVAADAFLAGLTDQQRQRTVFPVDDTEWRKWDNRHSPKRQGVGFDEMTQDQRTLAFEMLQQSLSAKGLKKTKDIMKLNGTLGELAKKPQEYNEWLYWITVMGKPSESEPWGWQLDGHHVVINYFVLGDQVVMSPVFMGSEPVEAKQGKFAGTIVMQDEQDKGLKLIQMLNDEQRSEAVIMNRKDGNNNLTEAYKDNVKLDYAGLIGSKLDDAQKEALLQLIAEYVGNMREGHAKVRMSEVEKHLDETYFAWIGGTTDQSVYYYRVHSPVILIEFDHQRRVAPFRTSEPTRDHIHTVVRTPNGNDYGKDILRQHYESHSH, encoded by the coding sequence TTGAAAAACATGAATCGACCGCCACATCTCCCCCGTTGGGTCGCAGTCGCCGCCGCTTTGGTTTTCTGCTCAACCGTCCTTTCGAGCGTCCATGCTCAACGCCCAGGCGGACGCAGGGGTGCTCCCACTGTCGACGAACCTTTCGTTGGCATCACGACATCGGATGGCAAGCAGAAAGGATTGTTCACAATCGAGTCCACCGGCGTCTCCACCGAACCCGTCCGCGTTGCAGCCGATGCATTCCTCGCTGGACTGACCGATCAGCAACGCCAGCGAACGGTTTTCCCGGTTGACGACACGGAGTGGAGAAAGTGGGACAACCGACACAGCCCCAAACGCCAGGGCGTGGGTTTCGACGAAATGACCCAAGACCAACGAACGCTTGCCTTCGAAATGCTTCAGCAAAGTCTGAGTGCCAAGGGGCTGAAGAAAACCAAGGACATCATGAAGCTGAACGGGACGCTCGGTGAATTGGCGAAGAAGCCCCAAGAGTACAACGAATGGCTGTACTGGATCACTGTCATGGGGAAACCCTCCGAATCAGAACCCTGGGGATGGCAACTCGATGGCCATCACGTCGTCATCAACTACTTCGTTCTTGGGGACCAAGTCGTGATGAGCCCCGTCTTCATGGGCTCGGAACCTGTCGAGGCCAAACAAGGAAAATTCGCAGGAACGATCGTGATGCAGGACGAACAGGACAAAGGTCTGAAGTTGATCCAAATGCTGAACGACGAACAGCGTTCCGAAGCTGTGATCATGAATCGCAAAGATGGCAACAATAATCTGACAGAAGCCTACAAGGACAACGTCAAGTTGGACTACGCAGGACTGATCGGATCAAAACTGGATGACGCCCAAAAAGAAGCGTTGCTGCAATTGATCGCAGAGTACGTCGGCAACATGCGAGAAGGCCATGCAAAGGTTCGCATGTCGGAAGTCGAAAAGCACCTCGACGAAACCTACTTCGCTTGGATTGGCGGGACCACGGATCAAAGCGTGTATTACTACCGCGTCCACAGCCCAGTGATCTTGATCGAGTTCGACCACCAACGCCGAGTCGCTCCGTTCCGGACTTCAGAACCGACACGCGATCACATTCACACCGTCGTCCGTACGCCAAACGGCAACGACTACGGCAAAGACATCTTACGTCAGCACTACGAATCGCATTCGCACTGA
- the nagA gene encoding N-acetylglucosamine-6-phosphate deacetylase, whose product MPQLCILNGTAILPDRLLSDAVVVCRDDRITYVGTAQSRIPASAEIVDAKGGYITPGFVDIHIHGGGGADVMDGSADAVKTVCQSHARHGTTTMFPTTSTGTDDQIHAMLAACGEVRDTWNIESGSKIAGVHLYGPYFAEGKTGCHDESVCRAPEAAEYRRYFESGIVGIATCAAELPGAAAFYRHATKRGCLVTCGHSNSSWNEMETAFQNGMRHVDHFWCAMSNVSSVRKRLGVPMQGSMLEYVLSNPEMSTEVIADGMHLAPELLSFAWRMKRSERLCLVTDCNRALDMPPGKYRFGPEEDGSWFTSDGKVGWASPGSLASSVMGMDHMVRTMHKLGNVPLQDAVRMATLTPAERTGIDQQVGSLTAGKQADILVLSKTLKVKQVHISGERWAQSR is encoded by the coding sequence GTGCCCCAACTTTGCATTCTTAATGGCACCGCCATCTTGCCCGACCGGTTGCTTTCCGATGCGGTTGTTGTCTGCCGAGACGATCGAATCACCTACGTCGGAACCGCACAATCTCGAATTCCGGCCTCGGCCGAGATCGTTGACGCGAAAGGCGGCTACATCACCCCAGGCTTTGTCGACATCCACATCCATGGTGGCGGTGGTGCTGACGTGATGGATGGCAGTGCAGACGCGGTCAAGACCGTGTGCCAATCCCATGCTCGCCACGGGACAACGACCATGTTCCCCACAACCAGCACCGGAACCGACGACCAAATTCACGCGATGCTGGCGGCATGCGGCGAAGTCCGTGACACTTGGAACATCGAATCCGGCAGCAAGATCGCCGGCGTGCATCTCTACGGCCCGTACTTCGCCGAAGGCAAAACGGGGTGTCACGACGAGTCCGTTTGCCGGGCTCCCGAGGCGGCCGAGTATCGTCGCTACTTTGAATCCGGCATCGTTGGAATCGCGACTTGCGCAGCAGAACTTCCCGGAGCAGCGGCGTTTTACCGACACGCGACCAAACGCGGTTGTCTGGTGACCTGCGGTCATTCCAATTCCAGTTGGAACGAGATGGAAACTGCCTTTCAAAATGGCATGCGACACGTCGATCACTTTTGGTGTGCGATGAGTAACGTGTCTTCGGTTCGCAAACGTCTCGGCGTACCAATGCAAGGCAGCATGCTGGAATACGTGTTGTCCAATCCTGAAATGAGCACCGAGGTCATCGCCGATGGGATGCACTTGGCACCGGAACTTCTGAGTTTTGCCTGGCGGATGAAACGCAGTGAGCGATTGTGTTTGGTCACCGACTGCAATCGGGCCCTCGACATGCCTCCTGGAAAATATCGATTTGGTCCTGAAGAGGACGGTTCCTGGTTCACCAGCGACGGCAAAGTCGGCTGGGCGTCACCGGGCTCTTTGGCCAGTTCCGTGATGGGGATGGACCACATGGTCCGCACGATGCACAAGCTCGGAAACGTCCCGCTGCAAGACGCCGTTCGCATGGCCACCCTGACTCCCGCCGAGCGAACCGGCATCGATCAACAAGTCGGCAGCCTCACCGCCGGCAAACAAGCCGACATCCTTGTGCTCAGCAAGACACTGAAGGTGAAGCAGGTCCACATCAGCGGGGAGCGTTGGGCACAAAGTCGTTGA
- a CDS encoding outer membrane protein assembly factor BamB family protein yields the protein MRSLMHPSIHVLIVMLIGCCSAQADWPQFLGEDRNGTSQETGLLDAFPAGGPEVVWRVPGGVGMSAVTIADGLAITTLNDSGKQWLVAFDAKTGERAWQTGLAAEYKNGQGDGPRATAAVSGGVVYAFTGDGVLCAVDQKTGELVWRTDAVQLCRASESEYGMSSSPLVVGQSVIVHVGGSGTSVAAFGTSNGQLQWSAGSGPAGYSSPTLMTVAGKQQIVSMTGDKVLGIDPNDGAVLWTYDFPTPYACNTANPVSVDGDVFISAGENHGCVFIDVEQNGGKFEAKEHWASVNSKSVMRNEWQTSVLIDGYLYGFDNVGAAGPTTHLTCIDAETGETVWRKTRFGKGNLVYADGKLWITTMDGELVLVKVTPDGYQELGRAKLFGRTRQSLSIAGGLGYIRDNQEVVCIKLR from the coding sequence ATGCGATCCCTGATGCACCCAAGTATTCATGTCCTCATCGTGATGTTGATTGGCTGTTGTTCTGCCCAGGCCGATTGGCCGCAGTTTTTGGGAGAAGATAGAAATGGCACTTCCCAAGAGACCGGGTTGCTCGATGCGTTTCCCGCAGGCGGTCCCGAAGTCGTTTGGCGGGTTCCGGGTGGCGTGGGAATGTCGGCGGTGACGATTGCAGACGGTTTGGCGATCACCACGCTCAATGACTCTGGCAAACAGTGGCTCGTTGCTTTCGATGCCAAAACCGGCGAACGTGCTTGGCAAACCGGTTTGGCAGCAGAGTACAAAAACGGTCAAGGCGATGGGCCTCGCGCGACCGCGGCGGTATCAGGTGGAGTTGTCTATGCGTTCACGGGCGACGGCGTCTTGTGCGCTGTTGATCAGAAGACGGGCGAGTTGGTTTGGCGGACCGATGCAGTGCAGCTGTGTCGCGCCAGCGAATCGGAATACGGGATGTCATCTTCTCCGCTGGTTGTCGGCCAATCGGTCATTGTGCACGTGGGCGGCAGCGGCACCTCCGTGGCGGCGTTCGGAACCAGCAACGGTCAGCTTCAGTGGTCGGCCGGAAGCGGACCAGCCGGTTACTCATCACCAACGCTGATGACGGTGGCTGGTAAACAACAGATCGTCAGCATGACCGGTGACAAGGTGTTGGGCATCGACCCGAACGACGGGGCTGTGTTGTGGACGTACGACTTTCCAACCCCTTATGCGTGCAACACCGCGAATCCGGTTTCGGTCGACGGCGACGTGTTCATTTCGGCCGGCGAAAATCATGGTTGTGTGTTCATCGACGTTGAACAAAACGGTGGCAAGTTTGAGGCCAAGGAACACTGGGCCAGCGTTAATTCCAAAAGCGTGATGCGTAACGAATGGCAGACATCGGTTTTGATCGATGGCTATCTGTACGGTTTTGACAATGTCGGTGCAGCCGGTCCGACGACGCACCTGACGTGCATTGATGCGGAAACCGGCGAAACCGTTTGGCGGAAGACTCGTTTTGGCAAAGGCAACCTCGTCTACGCCGACGGAAAACTGTGGATCACAACGATGGATGGCGAGTTGGTGCTGGTGAAGGTCACTCCCGACGGATACCAAGAGTTGGGGAGAGCCAAATTGTTTGGCAGAACACGTCAATCGCTTTCGATTGCCGGTGGGTTGGGATACATCCGCGACAACCAAGAAGTCGTGTGCATCAAGCTGCGTTGA
- a CDS encoding Gfo/Idh/MocA family protein — MTHRRNFLSTTLAAGAATFAAPYFASSKALGAGDSVAPSERITLGVIGIGPRCTYDLKAILKLKDVQCVAIADVQQSRRDAGKKLVDGHYGNQDCELYQDFRELLARDDIDAVLIATGDRWHAAASILAAEAGKDVYSEKPCGITIGDCQLLDETFQRSGRIFQAGTQRRSVPNFIQAVQVAQSGKLGPLKELQATAYLPTLDNTWLPAQPTPKNEVCNWNMWLGPAPWRPFNQEYVNGRWRGQYDFDSGARLLDWGAHTLDLCQWAASADDTMPVKYEPSQTAIMCTYANGVRLKVDFLEEPFGDRSPRWLTRLGTCPVRFIGEDGSIETGDEGEIVASSPALQKELSSIQRVRGLDVTAHARNFFDCIKSREQTTCNSTVMRRSHVACHAAALSWILNRTLTIDPATETFVEDDEANRLRSRAKRDWT, encoded by the coding sequence ATGACCCACCGACGCAACTTTTTGTCCACCACGTTGGCCGCCGGTGCGGCGACATTCGCGGCACCCTATTTTGCTTCCTCCAAGGCATTGGGAGCTGGCGATTCGGTTGCGCCATCGGAACGCATCACGCTGGGGGTGATCGGGATTGGACCTCGTTGCACGTATGACTTGAAAGCCATCTTGAAGCTCAAGGATGTGCAGTGTGTTGCCATCGCGGATGTTCAGCAGTCGCGGCGTGACGCGGGCAAGAAATTGGTCGATGGTCATTATGGCAATCAAGACTGCGAGCTTTATCAGGACTTTCGTGAGTTGCTCGCGCGAGATGACATCGATGCGGTGTTGATCGCTACCGGTGATCGTTGGCATGCCGCCGCGTCGATCTTGGCGGCAGAGGCTGGCAAGGACGTTTACAGCGAAAAGCCATGTGGGATCACGATCGGTGATTGCCAATTGCTTGATGAGACGTTCCAGAGATCGGGGCGGATTTTTCAGGCCGGCACGCAGCGACGCAGTGTGCCGAACTTCATCCAGGCCGTTCAAGTGGCTCAGTCGGGAAAGCTCGGTCCACTCAAGGAACTGCAGGCCACCGCGTATTTGCCGACATTGGACAACACTTGGTTGCCCGCTCAGCCGACTCCAAAGAACGAGGTATGCAATTGGAACATGTGGTTGGGCCCCGCCCCGTGGCGTCCGTTCAACCAGGAGTACGTCAACGGTCGTTGGCGTGGGCAATATGACTTTGACAGCGGTGCAAGGTTGCTGGATTGGGGAGCTCACACGTTGGATCTTTGCCAATGGGCAGCAAGTGCCGACGACACGATGCCCGTGAAGTACGAGCCTTCGCAGACCGCGATCATGTGCACTTATGCCAACGGTGTTCGCTTGAAAGTGGATTTCTTGGAAGAACCGTTTGGCGATCGAAGCCCGCGTTGGTTGACCCGGTTGGGAACTTGCCCGGTTCGGTTCATCGGGGAGGATGGCTCGATTGAAACGGGCGACGAAGGCGAAATTGTTGCGTCCTCACCTGCCCTGCAAAAAGAACTGTCAAGCATCCAGCGTGTTCGAGGTTTGGACGTTACCGCTCACGCGCGGAACTTCTTTGATTGCATCAAGAGTCGAGAACAAACAACTTGCAATTCAACGGTCATGCGTCGGTCACATGTTGCCTGTCACGCCGCAGCTCTGTCTTGGATTTTGAATCGAACACTCACGATTGATCCTGCTACGGAAACGTTTGTCGAAGACGACGAGGCGAATCGTTTGCGCAGTCGGGCGAAGCGAGACTGGACCTGA
- a CDS encoding DUF1501 domain-containing protein, with protein sequence MSSLLQGDSTARADAIAESELKKIAPKAKSVIWLFMIGGASHMETFDPKPQLNKLAGKTIKETPYAKVLESPYLANERVVAFDPNNGFIRNEIYPLQVGFAPRGESGIEISDWFPHVGECADDLCVIRSMWTEDSNHGAQLQFHTGRHRVDGFFPTVGSWATYGLGSLNDNLPQFVVMGTPVADCCGGRECHRANYLGPQYDGIPLDIDSDIPLPYAAPPSGVFQEEQAGEFELLRQLNQISSEQFPNDEALRARVRSYELAFRMQTAVPDVVRLEDETALTQREYGLDQPETKVFGRQMLTARRLVERGVRFVQVYHGSNGGAGQWDNHKGLKAGHTKLCKQTDQPIGALLKDLKQRGLLDETLVVWATEFGRTPGAQSSNGRDHHPYGFSVWMAGGGVKGGMTHGATDEIGFHAVEDRHYVTDIHATILHQLGLNPHELVVPGRQRLERDFGHVIHDVIA encoded by the coding sequence TTGTCCAGCCTGCTGCAAGGTGACTCGACCGCACGCGCAGACGCGATCGCGGAAAGCGAATTGAAGAAGATCGCTCCGAAAGCGAAGAGCGTGATCTGGCTGTTCATGATTGGCGGCGCAAGCCACATGGAAACCTTCGATCCTAAACCGCAACTGAACAAACTGGCCGGCAAAACAATCAAAGAGACACCGTACGCCAAAGTCCTTGAGTCACCTTACCTAGCCAACGAACGCGTGGTCGCGTTTGATCCCAACAACGGATTCATTCGAAACGAAATCTATCCCTTGCAAGTCGGGTTTGCCCCACGAGGCGAAAGCGGAATTGAGATCAGCGATTGGTTCCCGCATGTTGGCGAGTGTGCCGACGATCTCTGCGTGATCCGGTCAATGTGGACCGAAGACAGCAATCACGGCGCTCAATTGCAATTTCATACCGGTCGCCATCGCGTCGATGGTTTCTTTCCGACCGTCGGGTCGTGGGCGACTTATGGGCTGGGGTCACTCAACGACAACCTGCCTCAATTTGTTGTGATGGGAACTCCCGTCGCGGATTGCTGCGGCGGCCGTGAATGTCACCGTGCGAACTACTTGGGGCCTCAATACGATGGCATTCCACTGGACATTGATTCGGACATCCCGCTGCCCTATGCGGCACCACCCTCGGGTGTCTTCCAGGAAGAACAAGCAGGTGAGTTTGAACTGCTGAGACAACTGAATCAAATCTCATCGGAACAGTTCCCAAACGACGAAGCGTTGCGGGCTCGAGTCCGCTCGTATGAGCTAGCATTTCGAATGCAAACCGCGGTTCCTGACGTGGTGCGTCTGGAGGACGAAACTGCGCTGACTCAGCGAGAATACGGGCTGGACCAGCCCGAGACCAAGGTGTTCGGACGTCAAATGCTGACGGCCCGCCGATTGGTCGAACGCGGCGTTCGGTTCGTTCAGGTCTACCACGGCAGCAACGGCGGGGCAGGGCAGTGGGACAACCACAAAGGCCTGAAAGCCGGGCACACCAAACTTTGTAAACAGACCGACCAGCCCATCGGTGCTCTGCTCAAAGATCTGAAACAACGCGGACTGTTGGATGAAACGCTGGTCGTTTGGGCGACCGAGTTTGGACGGACCCCAGGAGCCCAATCATCCAACGGTCGCGACCATCACCCATACGGATTCAGCGTTTGGATGGCAGGCGGCGGTGTGAAAGGAGGCATGACACACGGTGCCACCGACGAAATCGGATTCCATGCGGTCGAGGATCGTCACTACGTGACTGACATCCACGCGACGATCCTGCATCAACTGGGACTGAACCCGCACGAGTTGGTCGTTCCCGGTCGCCAACGTTTGGAACGGGATTTCGGTCACGTCATTCACGACGTGATTGCGTAG
- a CDS encoding DUF1553 domain-containing protein, with the protein MSRTILAVLAIVLVGSNLRADVDYDADIKPLFQEKCGACHGVLRQEGGLRLDAGSLIRGDESPNGLLDFDQPPSSELIRRVATSDPDERMPPEGEGTPLSAQQIELLTQWIELGAPSPPNEEIIESPSQHWAYQTPTRPELADDIPEPWSSNPIDALMFDQWRQSQLTPVPPADPKIALRRLHLDVIGLSPSGEAQSEFAADTSSDAWNQSVDRLLDDPAYGEKWGRQWMDVWRYSDWDGYKNELRGSQRHIWHWRDWIIKSLNADKGYDRMIHEMLAGDEIAAEDLDTLRATGFLVRNFHKSNRDIWLDATVEHTAKAFLGMTIACARCHDHKYDPISQQEYYAFRAIFQPHQVRTERLPGEPDTGKLGLPRAYDADLNAPTYLYVQGNEKNPDKDHPIAPSVPEIVEVPFAIQPVELSNLAAKPFLRDYIEAEEISAAEKKLNSAQKSLRESQAKDDAIARQQVTVAEANLKSVRQRWAATKAKIVGSNSNNVEPATDQTAPADLAIQAAKSERSLRFQQALLDVLQQQKAVASAKESKETDEATKKSAIDAANKKLAEVEKKLVDASVQLVANNVKFTPVGKSYPSTSSGRRTALAEWITDSANPLTARVAVNHIWTRYFGQPLVPSVDDFGLRSPPPVHQDLLDWLAIELIENGWSMKHIHRLILQSKTYQLASSATVESQDTFAKNSEIDPDNLFFWRANVRRLEAELVRDNLLAIAGTLDATMGGPDIDFHQGETIPRRSVYFRHAYEKQMPMLVVFDAANPTDCYRRSESIVPQQALALANSPLAIDQSRQTASRLSAEASDDPAFVTEAYAAILGREPTDSERSACESFLNHQATLLSDPEKLSASPGAAKTSVSPATDAKLRARENLVHVLFNHNDFVTVR; encoded by the coding sequence ATGTCGCGAACCATCCTTGCCGTGCTGGCGATCGTTCTCGTTGGCTCCAATTTGCGAGCCGATGTGGATTACGATGCAGATATCAAACCTCTCTTCCAAGAGAAATGCGGCGCCTGTCACGGCGTCCTCAGGCAAGAAGGTGGGCTGCGACTGGACGCCGGGTCCTTGATCCGTGGCGATGAAAGCCCAAACGGCCTGCTGGACTTCGATCAGCCTCCCAGCAGCGAGCTGATTCGACGAGTCGCGACTTCGGATCCTGACGAACGAATGCCACCCGAAGGAGAAGGCACGCCGCTATCTGCTCAGCAGATCGAACTGCTGACTCAGTGGATCGAACTCGGCGCACCAAGCCCACCTAACGAAGAGATCATCGAGTCCCCATCGCAACACTGGGCCTACCAAACTCCAACTCGCCCCGAACTGGCGGATGACATTCCAGAACCGTGGTCGTCGAACCCGATCGACGCACTGATGTTCGATCAGTGGCGACAAAGCCAACTGACGCCGGTTCCGCCCGCCGATCCCAAGATTGCTTTGCGACGTCTTCACTTGGATGTGATCGGGTTGTCCCCATCTGGTGAGGCCCAATCCGAATTCGCGGCCGACACATCATCGGATGCCTGGAATCAAAGCGTCGACCGCTTACTCGACGATCCCGCTTACGGCGAAAAGTGGGGACGGCAATGGATGGATGTTTGGCGATACAGCGACTGGGATGGCTACAAAAATGAACTCCGCGGCAGCCAGCGACACATCTGGCATTGGCGTGACTGGATCATCAAATCGCTGAATGCGGACAAAGGCTACGACAGGATGATCCACGAGATGTTGGCGGGCGATGAGATCGCAGCCGAAGATCTCGACACGCTCCGAGCAACCGGATTCCTGGTTCGCAACTTTCACAAAAGCAATCGCGACATCTGGTTGGACGCAACCGTTGAACACACCGCGAAAGCTTTCCTTGGGATGACGATCGCGTGCGCACGTTGTCACGACCACAAATACGACCCGATTTCACAGCAAGAGTACTACGCGTTTCGGGCGATCTTCCAACCACACCAAGTCCGAACGGAACGACTACCCGGAGAACCCGATACCGGAAAGCTTGGTCTGCCGCGAGCCTACGATGCGGACCTGAACGCTCCGACTTACTTGTACGTGCAGGGCAATGAAAAGAATCCCGACAAAGACCATCCGATTGCCCCGTCGGTGCCTGAGATCGTCGAAGTCCCCTTCGCGATTCAGCCCGTTGAACTGTCGAATCTCGCCGCCAAACCTTTCCTGCGGGACTACATCGAAGCTGAAGAGATTTCCGCCGCAGAGAAGAAACTCAACTCCGCCCAAAAGTCACTTCGCGAGTCCCAAGCCAAGGACGATGCGATCGCTCGTCAACAGGTCACCGTCGCCGAAGCAAACCTGAAATCTGTTCGACAACGTTGGGCCGCCACCAAAGCCAAAATCGTTGGCTCGAACTCAAACAATGTCGAACCGGCTACCGATCAAACTGCCCCCGCTGACCTGGCCATCCAGGCCGCAAAGTCCGAGCGGTCACTGCGGTTTCAACAAGCACTACTCGATGTCTTGCAGCAACAAAAAGCGGTCGCATCAGCAAAAGAATCCAAGGAAACAGACGAAGCCACAAAGAAGTCTGCCATCGATGCGGCCAACAAGAAACTGGCTGAGGTAGAGAAAAAGTTGGTGGATGCGTCCGTTCAATTGGTCGCCAACAACGTGAAGTTCACTCCCGTCGGCAAGAGCTACCCATCAACCAGCAGCGGACGACGGACCGCACTGGCCGAATGGATCACCGACTCCGCCAATCCTCTGACCGCTCGTGTTGCCGTCAACCACATTTGGACGCGTTACTTCGGACAGCCCCTCGTCCCCAGCGTTGACGACTTTGGGCTGCGTTCACCTCCCCCGGTTCACCAAGACCTGTTGGATTGGCTGGCGATTGAGTTGATTGAAAACGGCTGGAGCATGAAGCACATTCATCGTTTGATCCTTCAATCGAAAACCTATCAACTCGCATCATCCGCGACGGTGGAGTCTCAAGACACTTTCGCGAAGAACTCTGAAATCGATCCAGACAACTTGTTCTTCTGGCGCGCCAATGTTCGTCGACTGGAAGCCGAATTGGTTCGCGATAATCTGCTCGCGATTGCCGGGACGCTGGACGCAACCATGGGCGGACCAGATATCGATTTCCACCAGGGCGAAACGATACCACGTCGCAGCGTTTACTTTCGCCACGCCTACGAAAAGCAAATGCCAATGCTGGTCGTTTTTGATGCGGCCAACCCAACCGACTGCTACCGGCGGTCAGAAAGCATCGTTCCACAGCAAGCACTCGCACTTGCAAACAGTCCGTTGGCGATCGATCAATCTCGCCAGACCGCATCTCGCCTCAGTGCCGAAGCCAGCGATGATCCGGCATTCGTCACAGAAGCCTATGCGGCAATCTTGGGACGCGAACCAACCGACAGTGAACGTTCCGCCTGCGAATCATTCCTGAACCACCAAGCGACCTTGTTGTCGGACCCCGAGAAGCTTTCCGCTTCACCAGGTGCAGCCAAAACCTCCGTTTCTCCAGCGACCGATGCCAAACTTCGCGCACGCGAAAATTTGGTTCACGTCTTGTTCAACCACAACGACTTTGTGACGGTGCGATGA
- a CDS encoding GGDEF domain-containing protein: MVAWQTRSLALAALPIHEPRNGTKPMTTVTSQPTAAQIDVSEATLRQQPTVPPCNSSNECCLVQIYPPDVVEGMQLLEQEEFQIGRSPDSDLPLFDGSVSRQHAKLIRGQDGYLIRDLGSTNGTMVNETTIQSDHMLESGDTVRIGSFLFRFLSADSIETQYHETVYNALTRDALTGALNKRFLMEAIDRELSRSTRAKLELAVIMLDIDHFKSVNDTHGHLVGDDVLRTFGKRIQALCRTDDLLARYGGEEFCLLLAATGHHDAMEIAERCRATIAGTPFQTSIGPLEITASFGVSVMDPDQPSTVRALLQDADQHLYDAKNAGRNQVRG; encoded by the coding sequence ATGGTTGCCTGGCAAACCCGATCTCTCGCTCTTGCCGCGTTGCCGATCCATGAGCCTCGAAATGGAACCAAACCAATGACAACCGTCACATCCCAACCCACTGCCGCACAAATCGATGTTTCCGAAGCGACACTCCGGCAACAACCTACGGTTCCCCCCTGCAACTCCAGCAACGAGTGCTGCTTGGTACAAATTTACCCGCCGGATGTTGTTGAGGGCATGCAGCTTTTGGAACAGGAGGAGTTCCAGATCGGCCGTTCACCCGATTCCGATCTGCCGCTTTTTGACGGCAGCGTTTCTCGCCAGCACGCCAAACTGATTCGCGGGCAGGACGGCTACTTGATCCGCGACCTCGGCAGCACCAACGGAACAATGGTCAATGAAACCACCATCCAGTCGGATCACATGCTGGAAAGTGGCGACACTGTTCGGATTGGCAGCTTTCTGTTTCGTTTCTTGTCCGCCGACAGCATCGAAACACAATATCACGAAACGGTCTACAACGCGTTGACCCGAGACGCGCTCACTGGCGCGTTGAACAAACGCTTCTTGATGGAAGCCATCGATCGAGAACTTTCACGATCGACGCGGGCCAAGCTCGAATTGGCCGTCATCATGCTAGACATTGATCACTTCAAATCCGTCAACGATACCCACGGCCACTTGGTAGGCGACGATGTCCTGCGAACCTTCGGGAAACGCATCCAAGCACTCTGCCGAACCGACGACTTGTTGGCTCGCTACGGCGGTGAAGAATTCTGCCTGTTGCTCGCCGCGACAGGACACCATGACGCGATGGAAATTGCGGAACGTTGCCGAGCGACGATCGCCGGCACGCCGTTTCAAACCTCCATTGGACCGCTTGAGATCACCGCCAGCTTCGGCGTTTCCGTCATGGATCCCGATCAACCTTCGACCGTCAGAGCGTTGCTCCAAGATGCCGACCAACACCTCTATGACGCAAAGAATGCTGGCCGAAATCAGGTTCGTGGGTGA